In Oceanispirochaeta sp., a single genomic region encodes these proteins:
- a CDS encoding 4Fe-4S double cluster binding domain-containing protein has protein sequence MLHEAGMPPQSSIISAFFPFFRSTQEKIKTIAPFALRNHYKEMILRMKVVLKSAGPPFSSLTRKEIRLFSNSRFPEKQMAALGGLGFIGRNTLLINKKYGSRGLLAGMIIPLNLMGLQDEEFSERNSEMPQCGSCRLCEEACPGGALKNHQLSRIDCLQHWTSSDGPVPEKLKNVWGQRMYGCTICQDVCPWNRSVPEGTRISTGLIDPIPNLKFYLSHSEKEIKESFRGTALGMSWFKSSHMIRNALLSAGSSGLEGRIDLIEAFTDSDDPAIRDAALWVLDRLRQDREP, from the coding sequence GTGCTGCATGAAGCCGGCATGCCCCCACAAAGCAGCATTATTAGCGCCTTCTTCCCCTTTTTCAGATCCACCCAAGAGAAAATAAAGACGATTGCCCCCTTTGCCCTGAGGAACCATTACAAAGAGATGATACTCCGAATGAAAGTCGTCCTGAAATCGGCGGGTCCCCCCTTTTCCAGTCTCACAAGAAAAGAGATCCGCCTCTTCTCAAACTCAAGATTCCCTGAAAAACAGATGGCCGCCCTGGGAGGACTGGGATTCATTGGAAGAAATACCCTTCTGATTAATAAGAAATATGGAAGCCGGGGACTCCTGGCGGGGATGATCATCCCCCTGAATCTAATGGGGCTCCAAGACGAAGAGTTTTCAGAAAGAAACAGTGAAATGCCCCAGTGCGGGAGCTGCCGACTCTGTGAGGAGGCTTGTCCCGGTGGAGCCCTTAAGAATCACCAGCTGAGCAGAATCGACTGCCTCCAACACTGGACGAGCAGTGACGGTCCTGTTCCGGAAAAACTAAAAAATGTTTGGGGACAAAGAATGTACGGATGTACCATCTGTCAGGATGTCTGTCCCTGGAACAGATCTGTTCCCGAAGGAACGAGGATTTCAACAGGCCTTATCGATCCCATACCAAACCTGAAATTCTACCTGAGTCATTCAGAAAAAGAGATAAAAGAAAGTTTTAGAGGCACAGCCCTGGGAATGAGCTGGTTTAAAAGCAGTCATATGATAAGGAATGCCCTCCTCAGTGCCGGATCATCCGGCCTGGAGGGAAGAATTGATTTAATTGAAGCATTCACCGATTCTGATGACCCGGCGATCAGAGACGCCGCGCTCTGGGTTCTGGACAGACTCAGGCAAGACCGGGAACCGTAG
- the ychF gene encoding redox-regulated ATPase YchF has translation MSLNCGIVGLPNVGKSTIFSALTAAPADAANYPFCTIDPNIGIVSVPDARLDRIADMIPADKVIPAVVEFVDIAGLVKGASKGEGLGNKFLANIREVGMIVHVVRCFENEDIVHVENRINPTDDIEVINIELALADLSSIENRISKNERFTRGSDKSAREKAMALKPLLERLQTQLGEGLPARGMDMSDDERILAQELQLITMKKQIYLCNVDEESIGKESDFVVQVRKIADQEKTDMVVICGKLEADIAALDDPEERAVFLEEAGLEESGLSRLIKTTYKALGLRTFFTVGGVENKAWTFREGMRAPQTAGVIHTDFEKGFIKADVYNCEDLFSAGSESAIKAAGKMRMEGKEYLVKDGDVMFFKFNV, from the coding sequence ATGAGTTTGAATTGCGGTATTGTCGGACTTCCCAATGTAGGAAAGTCCACCATATTTTCCGCCCTTACAGCCGCCCCTGCTGACGCGGCGAATTATCCATTTTGTACCATTGATCCCAATATAGGGATTGTCAGTGTTCCCGATGCCAGACTGGATCGGATTGCAGATATGATCCCGGCAGATAAGGTGATTCCCGCAGTGGTGGAATTTGTAGATATTGCCGGACTGGTCAAGGGTGCCTCGAAAGGGGAAGGACTGGGGAATAAATTTCTGGCCAACATCCGTGAAGTCGGCATGATTGTCCATGTGGTCCGCTGTTTTGAGAATGAAGATATCGTTCATGTGGAAAACAGGATTAATCCAACAGATGATATTGAAGTCATCAATATAGAGCTGGCCCTGGCGGATCTAAGCAGCATTGAAAACCGGATTTCAAAGAATGAACGTTTTACCAGAGGCAGTGATAAATCTGCCAGAGAAAAGGCGATGGCCTTGAAACCCTTGCTTGAAAGACTTCAGACTCAATTGGGAGAAGGCCTGCCGGCCCGGGGAATGGACATGTCCGATGATGAGCGGATTCTGGCTCAGGAACTGCAGCTGATCACCATGAAAAAGCAAATTTATCTCTGCAATGTGGATGAAGAGAGTATCGGAAAAGAGTCGGACTTTGTGGTTCAGGTGAGAAAAATAGCCGACCAGGAAAAAACCGATATGGTTGTGATCTGCGGCAAGCTGGAAGCGGATATCGCCGCCCTTGATGATCCTGAAGAACGGGCTGTTTTTCTGGAGGAGGCGGGTCTGGAAGAATCCGGACTGAGCCGTTTAATCAAAACCACTTACAAGGCCTTGGGACTCCGGACCTTTTTTACGGTTGGTGGAGTCGAGAACAAGGCCTGGACTTTCCGGGAAGGGATGAGGGCTCCCCAGACGGCTGGTGTGATTCATACAGATTTTGAAAAGGGATTTATTAAAGCCGATGTTTACAACTGTGAAGATCTGTTTTCGGCAGGCAGTGAGTCGGCGATCAAGGCAGCAGGAAAGATGAGAATGGAAGGTAAAGAGTATCTAGTCAAAGACGGGGATGTGATGTTCTTCAAGTTTAATGTCTGA
- a CDS encoding methyl-accepting chemotaxis protein: MIMAPIAKIESEKNILDSLRNSIQLERIQLNKLLGQSPYVRQMDDFYDRIEETNSLFEEIKSVEYLRATSDNIADALDIIVRLNEMKLDRLTQFKKSDEAFRKSIEEVYIFLNSFSFVKIYQAKRFHENQDSTMMALFNLSLTNYLSQHSIYENVLESSVTVISEQFAFVEDEVQNIKRRSLTYSFLGMILILALVFMGSIIFTNQIVKNIRSIEGSINRLKDGDLRSVGEVTSKDDLARLNSNLSLFQNSMKGIIDRIKSVSDENLSVRDKLIRQVEETTTTSRGIKISTDEMKQDILQLDETTKVSYEAVEFISGKIDTLNRSILEQTSMIEESSASVNEMMASIANVEQVTIKKLGSLEGMVNSMDEGNNQLKDTSQTIQKINNSIDAIRNMISVIEDISSQTNLLSMNAAIEAAHAGEYGKGFAVVSDEIRKLAEASSQNSREIGTSLNEIIQNIREATDSSEVTMTTFSRTVNEVEDLFSSMNEISQSMVELKSGGDQILQAMNSLQTMAIDVRQDSSSMTDQSQNMIHAVENVQAISGSVNSGINQVSAGVENITLAIDKIQNMTDTIGSVAGRIGSELEFFKTGDVCDDISPDDFDASEKNSDGDRTLDTAELLVDVSQDNTGETIG; encoded by the coding sequence ATGATAATGGCGCCTATTGCAAAAATCGAATCAGAAAAGAATATTCTGGATTCCTTGAGAAACAGTATTCAACTTGAACGGATTCAATTGAACAAGCTTCTTGGCCAGTCTCCCTATGTGCGGCAGATGGACGATTTTTATGATAGGATCGAGGAAACAAACTCTCTTTTCGAGGAAATCAAGTCTGTTGAATACCTGCGGGCCACGAGTGACAATATAGCTGATGCCCTGGACATCATTGTCCGGCTGAATGAAATGAAGCTGGACCGGCTGACTCAATTCAAAAAATCTGACGAGGCTTTTCGAAAATCCATTGAAGAAGTTTATATTTTTCTCAACTCTTTCTCTTTTGTAAAAATCTACCAGGCTAAGCGTTTTCATGAGAATCAGGATTCCACCATGATGGCACTTTTCAACCTGTCATTGACCAACTATTTATCTCAGCACAGTATTTATGAAAATGTACTTGAAAGTTCGGTCACCGTTATATCGGAGCAATTCGCTTTTGTGGAGGATGAAGTCCAAAATATCAAGAGGAGGAGCCTCACATATTCTTTTCTCGGAATGATTCTTATCCTGGCTCTCGTCTTTATGGGGTCCATCATCTTTACCAACCAGATTGTGAAAAACATCAGGAGTATCGAAGGCAGCATCAACCGGCTTAAGGACGGGGACCTGCGGTCTGTAGGGGAAGTGACTTCTAAGGATGATCTTGCCAGACTCAATTCTAATCTCTCACTATTTCAGAACTCCATGAAAGGGATCATTGATAGGATTAAAAGCGTTTCCGATGAAAATCTGAGTGTCCGGGATAAACTGATCCGACAGGTGGAAGAAACGACTACGACCAGCCGTGGCATTAAAATCAGCACGGATGAAATGAAGCAGGATATTCTACAACTGGATGAAACAACAAAAGTCTCCTACGAAGCCGTAGAATTTATTTCGGGGAAGATTGACACTCTTAACAGGAGCATTCTGGAACAGACTTCCATGATCGAAGAATCATCTGCTTCGGTCAATGAAATGATGGCCTCCATTGCCAATGTGGAGCAGGTGACGATCAAGAAGCTGGGCAGTCTGGAAGGAATGGTTAATTCGATGGATGAAGGGAATAATCAGCTCAAGGATACATCCCAGACCATTCAGAAAATCAACAACAGCATTGATGCTATCCGGAACATGATCTCTGTCATTGAAGATATTTCCTCTCAAACCAATCTGTTGTCCATGAATGCAGCCATAGAAGCGGCGCATGCAGGAGAATACGGGAAGGGATTTGCGGTCGTATCTGATGAAATCAGAAAACTGGCTGAGGCGTCATCCCAGAACTCCCGGGAAATTGGAACATCCTTGAATGAGATTATCCAGAATATCCGGGAAGCCACTGATTCCAGTGAAGTCACCATGACAACTTTTTCCAGAACGGTCAACGAGGTTGAAGACCTGTTCTCTTCCATGAATGAAATAAGCCAGAGCATGGTAGAACTGAAATCAGGAGGAGATCAGATTCTGCAGGCCATGAACTCCCTGCAAACCATGGCCATCGATGTACGACAAGATTCATCCAGTATGACCGATCAGTCCCAGAACATGATTCATGCGGTTGAAAATGTTCAGGCCATTTCAGGCAGTGTTAATTCAGGAATCAATCAGGTCTCCGCCGGGGTTGAGAATATTACCCTAGCCATCGACAAAATACAGAACATGACGGATACAATCGGTTCTGTGGCTGGCAGAATCGGGTCTGAACTGGAGTTTTTCAAGACCGGTGATGTTTGTGATGATATATCACCCGATGATTTTGATGCTTCTGAGAAGAACTCTGATGGAGACAGAACCTTGGATACTGCAGAGCTTCTGGTTGATGTTTCTCAGGATAATACGGGTGAAACAATAGGCTGA
- a CDS encoding TIGR01212 family radical SAM protein (This family includes YhcC from E. coli K-12, an uncharacterized radical SAM protein.) — MLFKQYSQYLRDKYGETVYRVGVDGGFSCPNRGVDRDSPGCAYCDVFGVRSAYLGEETQALEEQVRKSIAVLKKRYKAETYILYFQAYSSTWGSVSELKKIYDHGLSLGNFIELVVSTRPDCIDKEIARLLGSYVRKDFNVWVELGLQSAQEDTLIRINRGHTRDQFEKAFNLLREAGVKIAVHLIFGLPGEDHSLIMESVDYLAALKPEGIKFHNLHIPSGSPLYGEYEAGELSFPDSRRHVLYLVDALERIPEETIIMRMTTDTPRLRHRVPGVFLNKSSTYNLVSAELERRGTRQGKLYHPFGV, encoded by the coding sequence GTGTTATTCAAGCAGTACAGTCAATACCTCAGAGATAAGTATGGAGAAACAGTTTACCGCGTCGGTGTGGACGGAGGATTTTCCTGTCCAAACCGGGGAGTGGATAGGGATTCTCCCGGTTGCGCCTATTGTGACGTCTTTGGTGTACGTTCCGCCTATCTTGGTGAAGAAACACAGGCCCTGGAAGAACAGGTCAGAAAGTCTATTGCTGTCCTGAAAAAGCGGTATAAAGCTGAAACCTATATCCTTTATTTTCAGGCTTACTCCAGCACCTGGGGTTCCGTCTCTGAGTTGAAAAAGATCTATGATCACGGCCTTTCTCTCGGAAATTTTATTGAGTTGGTGGTTTCGACAAGGCCGGACTGCATTGACAAGGAAATTGCCCGGCTTTTAGGGTCTTATGTGAGAAAGGATTTTAATGTCTGGGTCGAATTGGGTTTGCAATCGGCTCAGGAGGATACTCTGATTCGGATTAACAGAGGGCATACCCGGGATCAGTTTGAAAAAGCTTTTAATCTCCTGAGAGAAGCGGGAGTCAAAATAGCGGTTCACCTTATTTTCGGTTTACCCGGTGAAGACCATAGCCTTATCATGGAAAGTGTGGATTATCTGGCTGCTTTAAAACCGGAAGGAATTAAATTCCACAACCTCCATATCCCCAGTGGATCTCCCCTGTACGGCGAGTATGAGGCAGGAGAATTGTCCTTTCCGGATAGCCGGCGGCATGTGCTCTATCTGGTTGATGCCCTGGAACGGATACCCGAAGAAACCATCATTATGAGAATGACCACAGATACTCCACGTCTTCGTCACAGGGTTCCCGGGGTTTTTCTGAATAAATCTTCCACCTATAATCTTGTGTCCGCTGAACTTGAACGAAGGGGAACCCGTCAGGGCAAACTTTATCATCCATTTGGGGTTTGA
- a CDS encoding ABC transporter ATP-binding protein, whose product MAEVILKDITKVYDGGVKAVDKANIHIKDQEFVVLVGPSGCGKSTTLRMVAGLEDISDGELLIDGKRMNEEAPKDRDIAMVFQNYALYPHMSVYDNMAFGLKIRKYPKADIDARVKEAAQILDIEELLERKPKALSGGQRQRVAVGRAIVRKPKVFLFDEPLSNLDAKLRVQMRAEIGALHSRLSATMIYVTHDQVEAMTMGDKIVVMKGGIIQQIGTPLKLYNEPINRFVAGFIGSPPMNVAIAKISEENGKIIVTEEGMKVAIEGSRAETLKAYVGKELLVGIRPEDLNFTTTPVDSNMVAKVVVIEPLGAETQLHINTGSHTFTTKNDPTISVKVGDTVNFTPTIDKLHFFDLETERSLFFTED is encoded by the coding sequence ATGGCCGAAGTAATCTTGAAAGATATCACCAAAGTATATGATGGTGGTGTAAAAGCAGTGGACAAGGCCAACATCCACATTAAAGACCAGGAATTTGTAGTACTGGTAGGACCTTCCGGATGTGGTAAGTCCACAACTCTGAGAATGGTAGCGGGATTGGAAGACATCAGTGATGGTGAACTTCTAATCGATGGAAAGAGAATGAATGAAGAGGCTCCAAAGGACAGGGATATCGCAATGGTATTTCAGAACTATGCCCTCTATCCCCATATGTCAGTCTATGACAACATGGCATTCGGTCTCAAAATCAGAAAATATCCCAAAGCGGATATCGATGCACGCGTCAAAGAAGCAGCCCAGATTCTGGACATCGAAGAACTTCTGGAAAGAAAACCCAAAGCCCTATCTGGTGGACAGAGACAGCGTGTTGCTGTAGGTCGTGCGATTGTACGAAAACCGAAGGTATTCCTCTTCGATGAACCCCTGTCCAACTTGGATGCAAAACTAAGAGTGCAGATGAGAGCCGAAATTGGTGCCCTTCACTCCAGACTTTCAGCCACAATGATTTATGTAACTCATGACCAGGTAGAAGCCATGACCATGGGAGACAAGATTGTTGTTATGAAGGGCGGAATCATCCAGCAAATTGGAACACCTTTGAAACTGTACAATGAACCTATCAACAGATTTGTTGCCGGATTCATCGGATCTCCTCCCATGAATGTTGCCATTGCGAAAATATCTGAAGAAAATGGAAAAATTATTGTTACCGAAGAAGGAATGAAGGTTGCAATCGAAGGCAGCAGAGCTGAAACTCTCAAAGCCTATGTAGGCAAAGAGCTTCTTGTCGGGATCAGACCTGAAGACCTGAACTTTACTACCACTCCCGTAGACAGTAACATGGTAGCCAAGGTTGTGGTTATTGAACCTCTTGGTGCTGAGACTCAGCTCCATATCAACACAGGGTCCCATACCTTCACAACAAAGAATGACCCCACGATTTCGGTGAAAGTCGGTGATACCGTCAACTTTACACCTACCATTGATAAGCTTCATTTCTTTGATCTGGAAACAGAAAGATCACTCTTCTTCACTGAAGACTGA
- a CDS encoding DUF5312 family protein — protein sequence MSLIEKILNIFVSIGDADRDKKRYLKEIKKDLKKRSRDCKVKGNTAEPALAKLFYDIYKEIGPAQILLESLQDSGAIRSIIVENFLTEKQLEVLDSLSEDNIRKRCKDNKNLKSLRDQIKTELIEIYTFFDMPLAKKINDLYSSLMVMQEFIRFDYFFLLKKFDSHLPERDYGYNPRFESINGEYIIDDLKDFDALLPLIDVDAEWDTILDLLSQYRSIDVISRDGWKKVLQIVKEFRKTKILKLVIVHLEENPSYKVISEFNTFEIVEDYLSGIKNSAENALMSIVGERKKSQRDTLLMAVFGTTSVVRLKYYTEKSNMAFSKRIDVGYLYVEPLNFLKAFYLDYYKGPIRQVVDKLLITGKWTTSLASQQFSESYHQLMTLSDDLLQFDNKLTEETDLGGKLKRLAKAADRDRNALDAMRNVLKGINSEALSILNESVQNLFAIGKNLKRCIDDYKAPKHELVVNWKEIEMMSELPILEEMAEIYKKIYYFLQLMQYYLKED from the coding sequence ATGAGTTTAATAGAAAAGATTCTCAATATTTTTGTCAGTATCGGAGATGCCGATAGGGATAAGAAACGATATCTCAAAGAGATCAAAAAGGATCTTAAGAAGAGAAGCCGGGATTGTAAGGTCAAAGGGAATACGGCAGAACCAGCCCTGGCAAAGTTATTTTATGACATCTATAAGGAAATAGGCCCTGCCCAGATCCTGTTGGAATCCCTCCAGGATTCGGGAGCCATCAGATCCATCATTGTAGAAAACTTTCTTACTGAAAAGCAGTTGGAAGTCCTGGACAGTCTGAGTGAAGACAACATTCGTAAGCGATGTAAAGACAACAAGAATCTGAAGTCATTGAGGGATCAGATCAAGACTGAACTCATCGAGATATACACCTTCTTTGACATGCCTCTGGCTAAGAAGATTAATGACCTTTACAGCTCTCTCATGGTAATGCAGGAGTTTATTCGTTTTGACTATTTCTTTTTACTTAAAAAATTCGATTCTCATCTTCCTGAAAGGGATTATGGATACAACCCCAGATTTGAGAGTATAAATGGCGAATACATCATTGATGACCTTAAAGACTTTGACGCCTTGCTCCCCTTGATTGATGTTGATGCCGAATGGGATACCATTCTGGATTTATTGTCACAGTACAGGAGTATTGATGTTATATCCAGGGACGGCTGGAAAAAGGTCTTACAGATCGTAAAAGAATTCAGAAAGACAAAGATCCTCAAGCTTGTGATTGTGCATCTGGAAGAAAATCCTTCTTATAAGGTTATAAGCGAATTCAATACATTTGAAATTGTGGAAGATTATCTGAGCGGTATTAAAAATTCTGCAGAAAATGCCCTCATGTCCATTGTGGGTGAACGAAAGAAGAGTCAGAGAGATACTCTGCTGATGGCCGTCTTCGGCACGACCTCTGTTGTCAGGCTGAAGTACTATACGGAAAAAAGTAATATGGCTTTTTCCAAGCGCATCGATGTGGGATATTTGTATGTCGAGCCTCTGAACTTCCTGAAAGCTTTTTACCTTGATTATTATAAAGGACCGATCCGGCAGGTTGTGGACAAACTCCTGATAACTGGAAAATGGACGACTAGTCTCGCTTCCCAGCAGTTTTCCGAATCCTACCATCAGCTGATGACCCTGTCGGACGACCTCCTTCAGTTTGACAACAAACTGACGGAAGAAACAGACCTGGGAGGAAAGCTGAAGCGCCTTGCGAAAGCCGCCGATCGAGACCGGAATGCTCTGGATGCCATGAGGAATGTTCTAAAGGGTATCAATTCTGAAGCATTGAGCATCCTCAATGAATCTGTACAGAATCTGTTTGCCATAGGTAAAAACCTGAAGCGCTGCATCGATGACTATAAGGCACCCAAGCATGAGCTTGTTGTAAACTGGAAAGAGATCGAGATGATGAGCGAATTGCCTATTCTGGAAGAAATGGCTGAAATCTATAAGAAGATCTATTATTTCCTACAGCTCATGCAGTATTATCTCAAAGAGGACTGA
- the ilvC gene encoding ketol-acid reductoisomerase has translation MNYFNTLSLRKKLDQLGTCSLISRSEFDGVEKLKGKKVVIIGCGAQGLNQGLNMRDSGLNVSYTLREAAISEKRQSYINASENGFTVGVYKDLIPTADLVLNLTPDKQHSAVVKAIMPLMKKNAALAYSHGFNIIEEGMPIRKDLTVLMVAPKSPGSEVREEYKRGFGVPTLIAVHPENDPNGDGLELAKAYAAATGGHKAGVLHSSFTAEVKSDLMGEQTILCGMLQTGSLLCFDKMVEKGIDPSYASKLVQFGWETITEALKHGGITNMMDRLSNPAKIKAYEEAEEIKIILRPLFEKHMDDIMEGDFSATMMADWAAGDKDLLRWREETGNSKFEKTAAGSMEISEQEYFDHGILMVTMVKAGVELAFEVMTESGIMDESAYYESLHELPLIANLISRKKLYEMNKVISDTAEYGCYLFANAATPMLADYMLSVDSDLIGKGMGCSNQVDNLNLIQVNDAIRNHPIETVGVMLRGFMTEMKALN, from the coding sequence ATGAATTATTTCAATACACTTTCCCTGAGAAAAAAACTGGACCAACTGGGAACATGCAGCTTGATCTCCCGATCAGAATTTGACGGTGTCGAAAAGCTGAAAGGAAAGAAAGTTGTCATCATCGGCTGCGGGGCCCAGGGACTCAACCAGGGTCTGAACATGAGAGACAGCGGATTGAATGTCTCCTACACATTAAGAGAAGCAGCCATCAGCGAGAAAAGACAGTCCTATATCAATGCAAGCGAAAACGGATTCACCGTCGGTGTCTACAAAGACCTGATACCCACTGCAGATCTGGTACTAAACCTGACACCCGACAAGCAGCACAGCGCCGTTGTGAAAGCCATTATGCCCCTTATGAAAAAAAATGCAGCCCTGGCCTACTCCCACGGATTCAATATCATAGAAGAAGGAATGCCGATCAGAAAAGACCTGACAGTTTTAATGGTCGCCCCCAAATCTCCCGGTTCTGAAGTACGGGAAGAGTATAAGAGAGGATTCGGAGTGCCGACCCTTATCGCGGTACACCCTGAGAACGATCCTAATGGAGACGGCCTGGAACTTGCCAAAGCCTATGCAGCGGCCACTGGTGGACACAAGGCGGGAGTCCTGCATTCCTCCTTCACGGCAGAAGTAAAATCAGACCTGATGGGTGAACAAACCATCCTCTGCGGCATGCTTCAGACCGGATCACTCCTCTGTTTTGATAAAATGGTAGAGAAAGGAATCGATCCCTCCTATGCCTCAAAGCTGGTTCAGTTCGGCTGGGAAACCATTACAGAAGCCCTGAAGCACGGTGGAATCACCAACATGATGGACAGACTCAGCAACCCCGCCAAGATCAAGGCTTATGAAGAAGCGGAAGAGATAAAAATCATCCTGAGACCCCTGTTTGAAAAACACATGGACGATATCATGGAAGGTGATTTTTCTGCTACCATGATGGCGGACTGGGCTGCCGGCGACAAGGATCTTCTGAGATGGCGCGAAGAGACTGGAAATTCCAAATTTGAAAAGACTGCAGCCGGTTCTATGGAGATAAGCGAGCAGGAATATTTTGATCATGGAATCCTGATGGTTACCATGGTAAAAGCCGGTGTTGAGCTGGCCTTTGAGGTAATGACAGAGTCTGGCATCATGGATGAGTCTGCTTACTATGAGTCACTTCACGAATTACCACTGATTGCCAACCTGATCAGCCGCAAAAAACTGTATGAAATGAATAAGGTCATCTCTGACACTGCCGAATATGGTTGTTATCTTTTTGCAAATGCGGCCACTCCTATGCTCGCAGATTACATGTTGAGCGTAGACAGTGATCTTATTGGAAAGGGAATGGGATGTTCAAACCAGGTAGACAACCTTAATCTGATTCAGGTGAATGATGCCATCAGAAACCATCCCATCGAAACTGTGGGAGTCATGCTCCGCGGGTTCATGACGGAAATGAAGGCATTAAACTAA